A region of Syntrophorhabdaceae bacterium DNA encodes the following proteins:
- the waaF gene encoding lipopolysaccharide heptosyltransferase II: protein MTGRTIVYLPNWLGDMVMAMPFLHALRAYEYGEIWGVGKSSAIHVYNGLNLFDRFVSIDDKGIIASLDRASRLKKVAFKRAIALPHSFRSAFFFYNLRIRERVGYARNKRGFMLNRKIKETDEKPQPMVEHYLKILDVLGGNRSLAAPVLLVTDDEEHKFDEKFTDIMRPYGVFIAGAEYGPSKRWPEEHFSQLADRIIETYGMKLYMLPGKGEERLAERIRQGVKNKDLIEIKSMNVRDLKVCLSRASFVVSNDTGPRHMAAALSTPTVALLGPMDDTYTDYPSSCTYEVSRDISCRPCNRKNCDRNHECMREILPDEVFEIVGRIVEKKGQDESGR, encoded by the coding sequence CCATGCGCTTCGGGCTTATGAATATGGAGAAATATGGGGGGTAGGGAAGTCGAGCGCTATCCATGTATATAACGGTCTTAACCTTTTCGACAGGTTCGTATCCATTGACGACAAGGGCATTATTGCCTCTCTGGATCGAGCGAGCCGCCTCAAGAAAGTTGCTTTCAAGAGGGCCATTGCTTTGCCCCATTCCTTTCGTTCGGCTTTTTTCTTCTACAATCTCCGCATCCGGGAAAGGGTTGGCTATGCCCGCAACAAGAGGGGCTTCATGCTCAATCGAAAGATAAAGGAAACCGATGAAAAGCCTCAACCGATGGTGGAGCATTATCTCAAAATCCTCGATGTCCTCGGGGGTAACCGGTCGCTCGCTGCTCCAGTACTTCTCGTGACGGACGACGAGGAGCATAAATTCGACGAAAAATTCACAGACATTATGAGACCCTACGGGGTCTTTATTGCAGGGGCCGAATACGGTCCCTCCAAACGCTGGCCCGAGGAGCACTTTTCGCAGCTTGCCGACAGAATTATTGAAACATATGGCATGAAACTCTACATGCTTCCGGGCAAAGGCGAAGAAAGACTTGCCGAGAGGATCCGTCAGGGCGTGAAGAACAAAGACCTGATAGAAATAAAATCTATGAACGTGAGGGATTTGAAAGTTTGCCTTTCCCGGGCATCGTTCGTGGTCAGTAACGACACGGGTCCACGCCACATGGCAGCCGCCCTGTCGACTCCGACGGTTGCTCTTCTCGGACCCATGGATGACACCTATACCGACTATCCGAGCTCCTGCACATATGAGGTTTCCAGGGATATCTCCTGTCGACCGTGCAACAGGAAAAATTGCGACAGGAACCATGAATGTATGAGGGAGATACTTCCCGATGAAGTGTTCGAGATTGTAGGGAGGATCGTTGAAAAGAAGGGACAAGATGAAAGCGGCCGTTAA